CAGCACGTCCCTTTCCCGCCCCCTGTCATTTCGAATGAGGAACGAATGAGAAATCCTGCTACATTTATGAAAGATGTCTGTCTTGGAATAGCACAAGATCTCTCCCTGCGCTCGAGATGACGGTTGTCAAAAAAAGAGCAGCACGTCTCAACCCCGCCCCCTGTCATTTCGAATGAGGAACGAATGAGAAATCTTGCTATGGTTTATGGAGAATAAACCGGTAATACACTAAACTGTAGCAAGATCTCTCTCCGCCGGCTGGCGGATCGAGATGACGGTTGTCAAAAAATGAGCAGCACGTCTCAACCCCGCCCCCTGTCATTTCGAATAAGGAACGAGGAGAAATCCTGCTACATTTATGAAAGATGTCTGTCTTGGAATAGCACAAGATCTCTCCCTGCGCTCGAGATGACAGTTGTCGTAAAGAAGCAGCACGTTTTCTCCTTGCCCCTTGTCATTTCGACGAGGAACGAATGAGAAATCTTGCTAAGGTTTATGGAGAATAAACCTGTATACACTAAACTGTGCAATCTCTCCGCCTGCGAGATGACGGTTGTCAAAAAAAGAGCAAGACGTCTCAACCCTGCCCCCTGTCATTTCGATGAGGAACGAGGAGAAATCCTGCTATGGTTTATGGAGAATAAACCGGTAATACACTAAACTGTAGCAAGATCTCTCTCCGCCTGCCGGCGGATCGAGACGACGGTTGTCAAAAAAAGAGCAGCACGTCTCAACCCCGCCCCTGTCATTTCGAATGAGGAACGAATGAGAAATCTTGCTAAGGTTTATGGAGAATAAACCTGTAATACACTAAACTGTAGCAAGATCTCTCTCCGCCTGCCGGCGGATCGAGATGACGGTTGTCAAAAAAAGAGCAGCACGTCTCAACCCTGCCCCCTGTCATTTCGATGAGGAACGAATGAGAAATCTTGCTAAGGTTTATGGAGAATAAACCGGTAATACCTAAACTTAGCAAGATCTCTCTCCGCCGGCTGGCGGATCGAGATGACGGTTGTCAAAAAATGAGCAGCACGTCTCAACCCCGCCCCCTGTCATTTCGAATAAGGAACGAGGAGAAATCCTGCTACATTTATGAAAGATGTCTGTCTTGGAATAGCACAAGATCTCTCCCTGCGCTCGAGATGACAGTTGTCGTAAAGAAGCAGCACGTCTCTACCCCGCCCCCTGTCATTTCGAATGAGGAACGAATGAGAAATCTTGCTAAGGTTTATGGAGAATAAACCGGTAATACACTAAACTGTAGCAAGATCTCTCTCCGCCTGCCGGCGGATCGAGACGACGGTTGTCAAAAAAAGAGCAGCACGTCTCAACCCTGCCCCCTGTCATTTCGAATGAGGAACGAATGAGAAATCCTGCTAAGGTTTATGGAGAATAAAACGGTAATACACTAAACTGTAGCAAGATCTCTCTCCGCCTGCCGGCGGATCGAGACGACGGTTGTCAAAAAAAGAGCAGCACGTCTCAACCCCGCCCCCTGTCATTTCGAATGAGGAACGAATGAGAAATCCTGCTATTGTCTTATACCAAGATTATATCCCATTGTGGATTCAGGGTATTTATCAGTATTTCTTTCTTATTCCTGCTCCACTTCTTTAATTCCTTTTCTCTTTCTATAGCACTCCTGATTGTAGAAAAATGCTCATAGTAAATGAGATTGTAACAGAAATACCTTCCGGTAAAACTTTTTATACAGTCTCTGTTTGCTCTGTGTTCTGACAGTCTTCTTCTCAAATTATTGGTGACGCCTATATACAATACTGTTCTGCCTGGATTGGTGGTTATATATACATAATAGTTTTTCATCTCTGCTATTGAGAGACAAAACTGTATACAATTCCATAAATTATTTCTAAAAAATGAGAGGGTTCTGTATAATAGCAAGAACTCTCTCCGCCGGCTGGCTGATCGAGACGACGGTTGTCGAAAAGAAGCAGAACGTCTCTATCCCACCCGCCTGTCATTTCGACGAGGAACGAGGAGAAATCCTGCTGAGGATTATGAGGAATATCTAACAGGTAGTATACTAATCTAGCAAGATCTCTCCCTGCGCTCGAGATGACAGTTGTCGAAAAAGAGCAGCACGTTTTTTGTGTAAAGAAGAAACGAAGATTATCTTCTATCCTTCCGGGCAAATTTTTTGCGGACGATTTCACCGTCATAATACACTTCCGCCACATAGACGGCGGCATTCAGGTATCCGGTATTTACAGGTAAATTATTGTAACCTTTTACTCCGTTAAAATCCGTAGTATACAAAACTTTTCCCAGGATATCGATGAGGCGAATGGACACTTTTCCATCCTGTGGCAGCATGACTCCGAAGTTCACCGTTTCATACGCAGGGTTCGGATAGATATTCAATACATCAAACTGACCGACCCGTGTTTCTTTGCAGGTGCTGTTATTGTCTAGTTTGTCTTCGCGGGCATTGTTATTGATATTATCGATGTTCGCACAAATAACCGGCACAGAACTGTCATCCACCTTGATTTCAGCCGTGAAACTGTATACCACCGATTTGCCCGGCATCAGGCTGCCTGTCCAGTTTTCCCGTACCAATCCGCCGCCGCTCAGTTGCAGGCTTAAACCTAAGGAGGTAATCTCAATATTGCTGTTGTTGACAATTGTAACCTGTACCTTATAAAAATCACCGTTAGGGGTAAAGTTGATACTGGCCATAACGCCATCCAGATAGGCTTTGCCAACCAGAATATATTTCGTCAGTGAATCCGTACAGCCCCTGAAATCGGTAGCTATCAGGGTTATCGGATAAGTACCCAGCGAGGCATAGGAATGAGCAGGCGGATTGTATGTATTGACCAAAGGGCTGGCATCTCCGTAATCCCAGATATAACTGCCGCCCGACGGAGACTGATTGGAGTAGGATACCGTTTCGCCGGGCATTACATTGGCCGGTGTAAAGTTGAATTTGGGTTCCGGTAATGAAGAGATGGCAATGGAGCGCAACTTGGTACCTGTACAGCCGACGCTGTTGGTGGCGGTCAGCTGAACCATATAATTGCCCTGCACATTAAAGGTATATCTCGGATTTTGCTCGACAGAAGTGGTTTGTCCGGAGAAGAACCATTTCCAGGCGTTGACAGGCGTGCCGTCCGGCGTGGAGGAA
This sequence is a window from Sphingobacteriales bacterium. Protein-coding genes within it:
- a CDS encoding GIY-YIG nuclease family protein, with translation MKNYYVYITTNPGRTVLYIGVTNNLRRRLSEHRANRDCIKSFTGRYFCYNLIYYEHFSTIRSAIEREKELKKWSRNKKEILINTLNPQWDIILV
- a CDS encoding PKD domain-containing protein — translated: MTDWRWGFDDLGVIQSIQNPSFSFATPGEYNIKLIATNSNNCSDSVTLPATVYPSPVSNFSFDSVCGRSPLSLRYLATVAPPSTLTAWSWEFGDGTFENAIQNPQKVYNSPGIYTVKLAVRSSNQCVDTAEKQVKVFDFPLVDFDVSQSQCVGKEIQFTDISSTPDGTPVNAWKWFFSGQTTSVEQNPRYTFNVQGNYMVQLTATNSVGCTGTKLRSIAISSLPEPKFNFTPANVMPGETVSYSNQSPSGGSYIWDYGDASPLVNTYNPPAHSYASLGTYPITLIATDFRGCTDSLTKYILVGKAYLDGVMASINFTPNGDFYKVQVTIVNNSNIEITSLGLSLQLSGGGLVRENWTGSLMPGKSVVYSFTAEIKVDDSSVPVICANIDNINNNAREDKLDNNSTCKETRVGQFDVLNIYPNPAYETVNFGVMLPQDGKVSIRLIDILGKVLYTTDFNGVKGYNNLPVNTGYLNAAVYVAEVYYDGEIVRKKFARKDRR